ACACTGCGGTCCACTGAATTCACGAAGGCGACCTCATTCGCTCCCGTCTGGTACATCGCGCTCCACCATGAATTTCCGAAGGCCGGTATGTCATTATCTACCCAGGTGTTCCCGTAATCGTTGCTGAGGGATAGCACATTGGAATTGGAGCTGAGCAGCAGACGGCCGTCGGCCAGGGACAGAATATAAGGACCACCCTGCTGGTTGGTTGAGACCTGAGTGCCAATGCCGCTGGACCAGGTTTTGCCGTCTGTGCTTTTTTTGGTGAAAATTCTGCAGCTCTGCGTCCCGCACACCTCAAAGGCTACAATATACTGCCCGTTCGCCATCTTGGTCCAGACCGGCATTCCCGGACGTGCTCCCGAATTAGAGGGGTCCCAGGCAACATAGATTTCATTCCCCCAGCTCGCGCCGCCATTGGTGGAGATCTTCTGGGAGATGATCTGGCTGTAGGACGGATTCTCGGTCACATGCTTCTCGCTCGCATACATCACGCCGACTGAGCCGTCATTCAGGAGCTGCATATGCGGCTCGTACACGCCTTTGTCAGGGTTCCCCAGCGCACCGGGAGCGCCGTTATTCTCGTCGATGGTGCTGAGATAGCTCCAGTTCGCGCCGCCGTTCACGCTCTTATACACTCTGAGCTTGTACGATTCCTGCCAGCGGACAGAGCGCATCGCCAGCAGCAGGTCGCCATTCGGGAGCTGCAGAAGCTGCCCGTTATCCAGGTCGCGCCCGTCCTCCCACAGGGTGGACATCAGCGACCAGGTGCGGCAATTATCGGTGCTGCGGAACACCTGCAGCCGGGTGCCTCCCCAGGACACCTTGGTGTAGCCGTTGTTGTCGTAGATAGCGGCCACTGCCAGCCAGTCCCCGTTCGCCAGCTTGATCATCCGGGCATATTCGGAGCCGAAAGTTCCTGGCCTTAAGCCGCGGGCATCAGGACCCGCATCGGTGAACGTGTTAATGTTGGTGATGGTGGAGGTGGTCCCCCAGACCACCGGGCCATTCGCGGCATTCACCGGGATGGCGGCAAAGATCAGCAGCAGACTCAGGGAAGCGGACAGCGAGACGAACCATTTTTTGAACACAGTAGCCCTCCTCTTAATCTTAAGTGATGTAGTATGTTGACCGCACTTATAATGTAAGTGCTTTCACCAAAGATTCTAAACGGCTTCCCTTGGTCATAGAACCGATAATTCACCGCTATTTGGGCTACAATGTTACGATGATCTCCCCGGCTGCAGGTTGATCTTACGAATCTCGTCCAGCGGAAGCTTCGGTGTCCGGTCCTCCGTAAGCAGTCCGTTCACCTCCTGCTGCACATCCGTCACCTGGGTGTAGCAATAACCGCAGATATAAGGGGTATCCTTGATCGCCTGCGTAATGCTGCGGAAGCGCTCCAGGAAGGCCTTGGTGCTGCGTACCTGCTCCCCATATCCCCAGCCTGTGCCGGTGTCGAAGGCAATTCCTCCGAATTCACTGACCATGACCGGCTGCCCCCGATACTCGTAGCCCTTGGCAATGGCGTATTTCCAATTATTGAATGAAGAACTGCCGCCAAGCACGCTGCCGGAATCGGCATAACGCTCCAATAGAGCCGCGCCGCTCTCCTCATAGTCATGCAGGGTGATAATATCGCTGACCGTATGCTCCCAGCCGTCATTCACAATTACCGGCCGGTCCGGGTCCAGCGCCTTCGTCAGATGATAGATCCCCACCGTGAACTGCTGCTGGCGCTTGTTCGTGTAGACCTGCGGAACACCCCAGGATTCGTTAAAAGGCACCCAAGTAATCACCGAGGGATGATTATATTGCTGGCGGACAATCTCTGTCCATTCGTTCGTGAACTGCTCCACCGCCTCATCATTAAACTCGAAGGTCGCCGCCATCTCCGACCAGACCAGCAGGCCCTTCACATCACACCAGTACAGGAAGCGCGCATCCTCAATCTTCATATGCTTGCGGACGCCGTTGTAGCCCATCGCCAGAATTGCGTCGATATCGGCAATCAGCGCCTCCTCTGAAGGCGGGGTCAGATGACTGTCCGGCCAGTAGCCCTGATCGAGAATCAGCCTCTGGTATACCGGCGTGTTGTTGAGCAGAACCTTGCCCTGTTCGATGGAAATTTTGCGGAGTCCGAAATAGGAGAATACCCGGTCGATCACCTGTTCCTTATCGTACAGAATGAATTCCACCTCATACAGCACCGGCGATGCAGGGGACCAGGACTGGAGCTTCCATGGGCCATTCGCTTCATGCGTCAGTTCAACGTCAAGCTGGAGCGAAGTGCGGTCCGCCTGCAGCGAGACCTGCTTGAAGGTCTTCTCCCCGGTGCTGATTCTTGTCTCCAGCCGGAGATCAGGATTCGCCCCGTGCGTGTTGTATTCAAAGTGGACCGAGCGGTTATCGAGATCCGGGGTGATTTTGACAGATTTGAGATACGAAGGAGATACACACTCCAGCCACACACTCTGCCAGATTCCCGTCGTCTGCACGTAGAAGCATTCGAAGTTCTCGTCCACCCAGCGCTGTTTGCCCCGGGGCTGGGTGCAGCTCTGGCTGTCCTCTGCCTTGACCGTCAGACGGTTCACCGCACCAGTGCCCGTGTTCAGATAACCGGTAATATCCAGTGTAAAAGCCGCATACCCGCCTTGATGCCCCCCGGCATAGCTGCCGTTGACCCATACCTTCGCGATGTAGTCCACCGCCTGGAAATTCAGCAGCACCCGCTTGGTGCCCAAGCTGTCAGGAAGCTGCAAGTCCCGCTCATACCAGACATAGGGATGGAATACGGGATCACCGATCCCGCTGGCCTCTGTCTCATAGGTGAACGGAACCTCAATCTTCAGATCGCCATGCAGCGCCTCATACCATCTGTCCTTCTCCCCTGTATTGTCATCGTCATAACGGAAGTCCCATTGTCCGTTCAGGCTCTGCCAGGCGTCACGGACGAACTGCGGCCGCGGATAATCCTTAATATAGTGCCGGGTTGTCATTGAACAGTGCACACTCCTTATAAACAATAATTTTGTTTTAATACAATAATTATGTATCAATTATTACAGAATCTGCCGAAATGTCAATGCCAACAAAAAAGAACCGCCGCCATAAGCAGCAGGTTCTTCATATAAGACCAGCTATTGTTCCTTCTATGCCTTCACACTATAAAAAATCTTCATCACCAGATCCTGCTCATAATCGCCGAACTTCTTGCCGAACAGGTTCATTCCGCCCTTGTACCTGGCATCCTCCTTCACACCGAGCCGCAGATCCACATGGTTCTGCCGGGTGAGGCTCAACTGCTCCAGCGTCACAGCGGATAGCTCCTGATGGTCGATGGTGCTGCGGGTATGGTCTATGCTCCAGGTCTTGAGCGCACCGAACTGGGTGCCCGAATCGATCCACCAGGCAGGATTCAGCTTCCCGCGCCGGCCGCCGAAATCGCCCGGTGAGGTCCAGGTGCCGACCTCCACCTGATTAATCCAGAGCGTAATATCCGACGGCCAGTCATTGGCGTAATTCGGCGCTTCCGAACAGATCTCCATCGAGAACTGGATCTCGCGGATCTCCGCCCCCGGCGGAATCTCCAGCGGGTAGCGGTATTCGAGATAGCCCTTGCGCAGCCACACCAGTTGGGCCTGTACCCGGTTCGGGTGAAAGAATCCCGCCGGCGAGTCCTCCGTGATGATCGGGCCGCTCTCACTGACCATGCCGCAGGTCGGGGCTACCTCACAGGCGGTGAAATTGCCGATCGGCATGGCAATCTCGTAGCAATGCTCGCCCTGACCCGCCTCAGCCAGCGGCTGCGGAGCATTAATGATGATCTTGATGTCATCATAGATCCGGCTGCAGACCTTCATCGCGCCGCGTGAAGCAGGCAGCAGCTCTGTCTCGATCAGCCTTGCCTGCTCCAGCACCTTCACATTGGAAGCCGCTGTCGACACCGGGATCTCCAGCGCCTCCGCCAGCTCCGCTACATTCATTCGCCGTTTGTTGAGCAGTGCCAGCATTCCTAGCCTCAGCTCGGTAGACAATGCGTGTGTTACCTTCACCAGCTCATCCGCATGCTCCATGGATAATTCCAGTATACCAATCACCCCGTTTTGACACAGTATGTAATTCCCGCCGCCCGGGCAGGATCAATGGACTTCTCTCAGACTAGTCCTCCAGCATAACCACCTGATCGCCCAGCCGGACTTCTCCTGTGCGGATCACCGAAGCATAGACGCCGAACTGCTGGTTCAGCTCCTTGTAGACCTGCTTAAGGAGTGAGCTGTCGCGCTCCAGTGTATCCGGGTCAGTCGTAATCATCACGCAGCGCTCACAATAGCTGTCCACCTGCAGCTCCGCACTGCCTATGGTCAGACGGCGGCCCAGCCACTCTTCTTCCCCCAGCGAGTCCTCACTCACTTCCACAAGGAAATTGCCCCGGAAGCGGCGCTGGTCTATAGGCTTGCCCCACAGAACCTCCAGCTTCTTCAGGCTCTTATCGGTCACCAGCAGAATACTGGCCCCATCTACCGATAACAGCTCAGGGTACTGCGCCTCCGGGTGAGGAGCTTTAGGCTCCGACATTGTAATTTCAGTCTTCGTCAAACTTTGAATTTCCGCCAACAGCTCCCGGTCCCAGCCGAACACCCGGCCATCCTCCGCCGTAACGCGAATCGCTCCACCATTATACTCAGCCTTGTAGGACATCATCCGGGGAACCTTCCGGGCCGTGATGTACTGCGACCAGTCTTTTTTGGTCATATCATAAAAGGAACAATACCGGTCCCCCTCCACTCCGTAAGATACAACCTTACAAGACTCCAGTTCCTCCCCCGCAAAGGATTTCACCGGATAACGGTTAATTGCCTTAATCTCGCCAACTGTAACTGGCACGCCCCCACCTCTTCTGTCTTTAATCTGATTTCTCTGCTACTTTTACTGCAGCGGCTTTAACTTCTGAATCTCTTCAACGGAAAGACCGGTTGCTTCGGTGATGACAGATAGCTCTATACCTAAAGCAAGCAGCTTAAGAGCCGTTTCTTTTTTTGAATCAGCCTTACCTTTTGCCTCCCCTTCAGCCCAGCCCTTAGCCTCGGCCACCTTAGCCGCTTCATACATCGACGCCTCATCGTGCAGATAACGTTGACGAGCTTCGTATTGTCTGCGGGCCTCTTCATTCTGACTCAGAAACTCCAGCGTATTCATGGCTTTTTTCAACACAGGTTCGTTCATAGTCAGCACCTCCCATTTGGTTTGGTCTACGCCCTTAAGGAATAACAGCCAATTCACCAGTCCGCCTTGCTCCAGGGAGACCGCCTGCTCATCCAGCTTCGGCAATTCCAGGAAGTGAATCTCAATATCGTCAAGCAGAGGAATTCCCGTGCGGTCCTCCCGTAAGTGAAAAACATTATGATACAAAGTATTCGGAAGTAAAGCAAAGTTTATAATGTTGATTGTCACGCACCGCTTTAACTGGTTATAGGGCTGGCTCTCCTGCAATTGAGTAGAATACTGTTTGCTCCAATAGTAAAGTGTCCGTTTCTCCGTATCGTATTTGTTGAACAACTGCATCTCCACATTAATAATTTCGCCCTCGGTCGTCTTGGCCCGAATGTCGAGAATCGACTGCTTATCGCGGGGAGAGTCCTTATCGGTATAAGGATTCAGGAGAATGATATCACTTAACAAGGGCTTGCCCGCTTCAGTAAACGTTCGATTCAGAAAAGCCAGCAGCACGTCACGGTTCTCTTCACTTCCAAAAATCCGTTTAAATAAGCGGAAACGGCTTTATCGCCCCTTTAAGGGCGGTACCGTTTCAGCGAAAAATAGAAGGAAAAATTATCGTGTGAAACAAATAAATTCTTATATTTCAAGAAGTCATTTCGGGGATCCAGCAGCTCCATCCAATACAAACCTCCGTTTCAGTGTTTCAGTCTTATTATACCATTATCGCTGCCTGTTTTGCGTGAGGCAAGAGCCGGGCACGTTCAGATTAAAACAACCTCTATACGCAAATAGAAAAGGACAGCCCGAAGGCCATCCTTTTCACATCATTTCTTTACAGTGATTCCCCGATCACCCGCTTGTAATACAAAACAGACAAGAGACCGAAAATGGAATACAACACGGTATATAATCCCATGACAGCGAACATCGGGGTCAGCATCTCGGTTCCGAAGAAGAACCAGCCGGATTTCACTGCAAAGTAACTGTGGCACAGCCCGACAATCAGCGGGATGCCGAAATTGAACAGCTGTTTGAAACGGATACCGCGCAGGAGATCACCCTGAGTGAAGCCCAGCTTGCGCAGGATCGTGTATCCGCCCCGCTCCTCCTCGCTCTCATCCATCTGCTTGAAGTAGAGAATACAGCCGGAGGTAATCAGGAACGTTAAGCCCAGGAAGCCGACAATGAACATAATCAGGCCCATATTGGTCCGCTGGTTGAACTCATATTGATATTGCGAGAAGCTTTGCAGCTCTGGCTTCTGCTGTGTATAAATCTCATACGCCTGCTTCACCTGTGAAGACTGGGTCAGATTAAGCCCGTAATAGATCCCATCGCCGCTTACCCGTTCCTGCTCTTTCGGATCTTTACGCTGAGCCAACTCCTGGTAGACTGAATCATCCACCACGAACACCCCCAGGATTCCGCCGCCAAAATAATACGGCAGCACGCTCTCCTCCGACAAGCCTGCAAGCTGCTGCTTAACAACACCATCCTTAGTGAGGAAGTCCAGCTCCCCTTTGTTCTTAAGCTTCAACATCGTTTGCTTCGTAGTCGTATAACCCATAATGCTGGCTTCGCCGGGTTGCACATCTACATCCTTCAGACTGCTGTCACTAATTACGGTTGCTAAGAGGCTGGTTTCATCGCCCGGTGTATTTTTGGTATCCAAGACTTGCTTAAGATCGATCTCCATCTGCACCGTTGGAATCTCCAGAGTGGTATACCCGATGCCGGCCTGATCCAGCGCCTTCCGGAATCCCTCCTCATCAGCCTTCTGCAGAAAGCCGTAATCATGCGGCGAGCTCTCCCGCGCGGAGGACTCCACTGAATAATAGGAAATATAGCTCAGTGAGAGCAGGCCGATGGCCAATGCAGACACGGTGGTAATGACGGTCAACAGCAGCGCATTCGATTTCATCCTGAACATAATCGACGATAGCGACAATACCTCCTGGATGGACAGGTACCCTTTTTTGCTGCGGCGGATAAGATTGAACAGGAAGCTGACAGAGCCTTTGTAAAAAAGATACGTTCCGATAATTACCAGAGCGAGTATGGCGATCATCGCAAACATCAATGCGTTCATTCCATAGAAGGTACCGTTGAACAGCTTCCCGGAAATATAGTAGCCTCCGCAGATACTGCCGATTCCGAGCAGGCCGATCACCACCTCCCACAGCGACATTCTCTGGATACGCGTCTGTGAAGTCGCCGTAACCTTGAACAGCGAGAGAATGCTCTGGGCCCGGATGAAAGTGTAGTTCATGATCATAATGAGGATATATACTCCTACGAACACCAGCACCGTCTGCAGCAACGCCTCAGGGGAGAAGCGCAGCGCAGCGAGCTGATCAACCCCCAGGATTTTGAACAGCACCATCAGAATCAGCCGTGACATCACGAATCCTGCGCCGATTCCAGCGAACATCGAGCCAAAATACAGAATCAGATTCTCGGCGCTCAACAGCGCGAAGATTCTGCTCTTGGTCAGCCCGATCAGCTGGAACAATCCGATCTCCTTGCTGCGGCGTTTGATGAAGATCGTGTTCGCGTACAGCAGGAAGATGGCGACAATGGCCACCAGCAGGACCGAAGATGCCCCGATCGCCGCACCGCCTTTGACGGAACCGCTAACCTCATCCATTGCCGGGTCATACTGCAGCGTGACGAAGGAGAAATACAGCGCCACACTGAAAATGAGAGCGAAGACGTAGAGATAGTAATTCTTGATGTTCTTCTTGAGATTCCGCAGGATAATATAGTTCAGACTCATTGCGCGACACCGCCAAGCACGCCCTGAGTGCTGATAATATCGCCTAAGAAGGACTGCCGCGTCTCCTCGCCCTTGTTCAGCTGGGTGTAGATTTGCCCGTCCCGGATGAACACCACCCGGCTGCAATAGCTGGCGGCCACAGCATCGTGCGTCACCATGACAATGGTCGCTTCCCGCTTGCTGTTCATAGCGGCCAGCTTGTTCAGCAGATCAGAGGCAGACTTGGAATCCAGGGCTCCTGTAGGCTCATCGGCAAAAATAATGCTCGGCTGATGCACAAACGCCCGCGCCGCAGACGTACGCTGCTTCTGCCCGCCGGAGATTTCCGCCGGGTACTTGTCCTTCAGCTCATGAATACCCAGCTCGCCGGCTACCTGGTCGAACCGCTGATGCGCCTCTTTCTTGGAGATGCCTGTAATGGACAGCGGCAGCATGATGTTCTCCTTGACGGTCAGCGTATCGAGCAGGTTGTAATCCTGAAAAATGAATCCGAGATGATGCTTACGGAACTCCGCAAGCTGCTTCTCCTTCATCCCGGTGAACTCCTTGCCCTCAATTTCAATCGTGCCCTTGCTGACCCGGTCGATGGAGGACAATACGTTCAGGAGCGTCGTTTTACCGGACCCGGACGGGCCCATAATGCCGACGAACTCGCCTTTATTCACCTGAAGATCAATGCCTCTCAGCACTTCCTGCTTATTGAATTTGTTGCCATAGGTTTTATAGATTTTGTTGGCCTGCAATATAACCATCTGTTCCCCACTCCTTTTCTGTATCTCTATCATAAGCGGGTGAAGGCCCGATTTCCTGCTTATCGCCGAACAATATGAAGAAGCATGTGACACTATTGTCACATGCCTGATAACCGCTGAAAGTCGTTCTCCCTCGGAAAAGTCAGCGAAAACTCGCTCCCCTCCCCCGGGACCGAAGCCGCATCAATCCTGATCTGTAACGGCTCTGCCACCTGCCGGGTCAGATATAATCCCATGCCGGTGGCCGCCCCCTCCTGACGCACACGGGATGACGTGAACCCTTTGTCGTAGATCCGGGGCAGGTCCCGGGGATCGATGCCTTGGCCGCTGTCCTCAATGGTAAGGATGACATGACCGTCCTGCTCCCGGCTGCGGATCAGAATATCCGAGGCTTCGCTATATTTCACAGCATTGGTCAGGAGCTGCCGGAGCATGAAGGCCAGCCATTTGCCGTCCGTCAGCACCGCCTCGGCCTCAAGCTCAACATCGAACCCGATGCCCTTGGAGAAGCACCAGGATTTCAGAGCCCGGATCTCCTGGTTCAGAATAGGCGCAAGGCTCACCTTCGTGATGAACAAATCATTCTGGATGAAGGGAATCCGCTTCTGGTGAAGCTGCTGGTCAAGCAGGTGGTGAATCCGCAGCCACTCATACATCAGCTGTCTTTGCAGCGTCTCATCCGGGAGACGCTCAATCATAAGCTGCATGGCGGTCAGCGGGGTCTTGACCTCATGAATCCAGGCCAGCTGCTCGTCCTTCTCCGACTCCAGCAGCTGGACATTCATGGACGACTCACGCTTGTAGCGGTCAGTCTGGGCGCTCACCGCTTCATGGACAAGCTGTTCCAGCGGACTGCGGGGCGTAAGCACTGTCTGCAGCTCATAGATCTGGTCCCAGCCCTCCAGGCTCCGGTAGAACGGGGTCTCCCGGAGATAGCGCAGGAAGAAGAAGACCAGGAAGATCAGCGTATTCAGCAGGACAATATACAGGATCGGCAGCAGCGAAATGGCCGAGTCCAGATAAGCTACGGCAATAGTAATCAGCTGGAGGGATGCCAGCAGCAGCAGCCAGCTCCGCTTTTCCACAATGTATTTCCAGATCATTCTGCCGCCTCTTCCGTGGCCATATACCCCTGACCAACCTTGGTCTCGATGAACGCATCCAGACCGAGCGGCTCCAGCTTCTTGCGCAGCCGGTTCACATTCACCGTCAGCGTATTATCGCTGACAAAATGCTCGTTGTCCCACAAACTCTTAATGATCTCCCCGCGGTCCACAATGCTGTTTTTGCGCTCCAGGAGGATTTTGAGAATCAGCATCTCATTCTTCGTCAGCAGTGCCGATCCCCCGCTGCCCGTCACGGTATTCTTCACGAATTCAATGGCCGCCCCGCGCCAGGTCTTCAGCTCCGTGCGTTCCGTACTATAATTGTAGACCCGGCGGAGCGTGGCCTGAATCTTGGCGATCAGCACCTCGAAATGGAACGGCTTCTGTATGAAATCATCCGCCCCGAGCTGCATGGACATCACCATATCACTCGGATGATCCCGGGATGAGAGGAAGATGATCGGTACGTTAGAATGATTGCGCAGAATCCGGCACCAGTGGAACCCGTCGAACTGCGGCAGCTGGATATCAATCACCACCAGATCCGGCTTCACCTCGGTGAATTCCTGCAGCACCTTGCCGAAATCCGTAACCCCATACACCTCATACGACCATTGGGCCAGCCGCTCCCGGATCTCTCCGAACAGCGTAATATCATCTTCTATCAGCATGATTTTGAACAAAGTCAGATTCCCCTTCCCCACCTAATGAAACCATATACATTATAATAAACGTATTAGTACTGAACCTCAGATTCAATTATACAGAGGAGTTGGTCATGATGGGAACGTTTGGCGGGATTTTCACAATACTGATGGGACTGGCACTGATCGCAGCAGGAATATATATACGCACCAACCCCACCTCCGGCTGGCGGATGAGCGAGGGCTGGAAGACGAAAGGGGATGCTGAACCGAGCGACGCCTATATTAGCTCCAGGCGCTTCACCGGGGCTGTACTATTTTGGATTGCATCATTTTTTATCGTTATGGGGATATTGAGTTTGCTCTAAAATAGCGAATTGATGCTATACAGCCAAAGCTGCAATAATGTACTATAGCCGTTGTCACGCCGGGTGTATATTCAGGTAACTACTTCAATATGGAGGTTATCATGAATATATCCGCCTTTATCATCTATTGTATAGTGGTTACCTTCACACCCGGCCCGACTAATATTGTCATCCTGTCTTCCGTCCAGCATCACGGGGCCAGAAAAACCATGGTGTATGTCTGGGGCGCGACGCTTGCCTTCGGACTGCTGCTGGCCGCTTCGGCCCTGCTGAACCAGCTTCTGGCAGGAATACTCCCGGAGATTCTCCGCATCATGCAGATAACCGGCAGCGTGTACATGCTCTACCTGGCGTACCAGGTCTACCATATGGGCCGTGGCTCCGGCGCGGACGCCCGGTATTCCACCGGCTTTCATTCCGGTCTGCTGATGCAGTTCGCGAATCCCAAGGTGCTTTTGTTCACACTGACCGTTATTCCGGGTTACGTCCTGCCTTACCATCCTTCTTCGGCTGCTACCCTCGGGTTCGTGTCCGCAGATATCCTCGCCTTGTCGGCAAGCATGACAGATTTCACCTACAAAAAGCACTGCCATGCAGAATACGCCGTCGGCGTCACCCTGCGCGGCATTCAGCAATATACACTGGACGGCAGCTTCCAGTCCTCGCGCAAAAACGGCGTCATGCTGTTCAACCCGGAGCAGATTCATGACGGCAGCGGCTTATGAGTATATGCTGCAGTTGGCGTAACACGAGCCAATCCTATACTTAAATGATTCAGTTACTCCAATCCACCGAACCGCTGCCTCTGGCATCAGTGACAATTGTGGATACAACCGCTTTTCCATCCTCATCTGTTCCCTGAATTTCAAACGGGACCCCTGCAGTTGCTGCCTGAAAAGCAAACCAGATCGTCCGGCCGGACGCCGCCGTAACCAGCTTCGCTTCCGATTTATCCGTCCCGGCCTCTTTCTGCCTAAGGGTGATATGCCGGATAGACGGGCTCAGCACTTCTCCGAACACCAGCGGAAAAGGCGTTGACACCTGCTCAAGCTCCGGCAATCTCATATAATTCATAGCCGAGGCGGCAGGGTCCGCATCCGTTCCGTATCCTGCTCCCCAGACCCATTTCCAGCCGAGCCAGGTTTTGCGGACATATTCGACCTGAAGATCGCCCCCCGTCTGGCTGCCAGACCGGGTAAGGAATACAAGCTTCCCTCTGCCGACAGCCTCCTGAT
This region of Paenibacillus sp. FSL K6-1096 genomic DNA includes:
- a CDS encoding response regulator, yielding MFKIMLIEDDITLFGEIRERLAQWSYEVYGVTDFGKVLQEFTEVKPDLVVIDIQLPQFDGFHWCRILRNHSNVPIIFLSSRDHPSDMVMSMQLGADDFIQKPFHFEVLIAKIQATLRRVYNYSTERTELKTWRGAAIEFVKNTVTGSGGSALLTKNEMLILKILLERKNSIVDRGEIIKSLWDNEHFVSDNTLTVNVNRLRKKLEPLGLDAFIETKVGQGYMATEEAAE
- a CDS encoding DUF6199 family natural product biosynthesis protein, producing MMGTFGGIFTILMGLALIAAGIYIRTNPTSGWRMSEGWKTKGDAEPSDAYISSRRFTGAVLFWIASFFIVMGILSLL